A segment of the Streptococcus dysgalactiae subsp. dysgalactiae genome:
AGAAGCTATTCAAGATATTTATTCTGAGAACAAAGGGAGATATGGTTACCGTAGAATTCACCTCGAACTTAAAAATCGAGGCTATAAAGTTAATCATAAGAAAGTTCAACGTTTGATGACAGAACTTGGTTTGAAAGCTAGAATCCGTGCGAAACGTCGCTATAACTCTTATAAAGGTGAGGTTGGCAAGAAAGCTGATAATCTCATTAAGCATCAATTTAAAGCTACCCAACCACTTAAGAAGTGTTATACCGATGTCACAGAGTTTTCAATTCCTGCTAGTGATCAAAAATTGTATCTATCACCAGTTCTTGATGGCTTTAACAGTGAGATTATTGCATATCATTTATCTACCTCGCCAAACTTACAACAACTTAAAACGATGCTTTCCGAGGCTTTTCCTGAACAAACTTACCAGGGCACTATTTTACATAGTGACCAAGGATGGCAATATCAACACACTTACTACCATCATTTTCTTGAGGTGCATGGAATGAGACCGTCCATGTCGCGTAAAGGAAATAGCTTAGATAACGGCATGATGGAATCTTTTTTTGGAACATTGAAGACAGAAATGTTTTATGGGTTTGAGAAGGAATTTACTTCCCTCGAAACATTAAAAACAGCTATTTCAGAATATATCAACTACTACAACACTAAACGAATCAAACTTACATTAAAAGGACTAAGTCCTGTGCAATACAGAACTCAATCCTTAACTTAAAATATAATGTCCAACTTTTGGGGGTCACTTCAATGCTCTGTTTTCTTTAGTTTTCGTAAAAAGTAAAAGAAGTGTTAATATGTCAAGAAAGTCAAATTGACGGCACTGCATTTTTTTTGTAAACTAGAACATATGAATGAAATGATTATTCTTAGACTGATACAAGCTTTGCTAGTCTTAGCAATGCTTTTTATTTTCCTAATACTGGTTAGGCATATCCGAAAAAACAATATCAATCCTTTTAAACGATTTTGGACCGGTTTTTGGATTGGATTGGTAACCGATGCGCTTGATACCCTTGGGATTGGCTCTTTTGCCACAACTACTACATGTTTTAAATTAACAAAATTAGTAATAGAT
Coding sequences within it:
- a CDS encoding IS3 family transposase (programmed frameshift) → MKLSYEDKIEIYRLRQSGWTWPKISQTFNMSKYNLQYMVRLIDIHGLESVCKRKNRYYSPELKQEIINEVLMKGRSQLEVSLDYGLPNKGMLPNWIAQYKKNGYTILEKSRGRPVKMGRKPKRKLEEMTELERLQYDNEYLRAENAVPKKVERTPIEGRSKAQRATEIIQGLINVFDLRILLNILKLSRSTYYYQVKRLTQGDNNKELKEAIQDIYSENKGRYGYRRIHLELKNRGYKVNHKKVQRLMTELGLKARIRAKRRYNSYKGEVGKKADNLIKHQFKATQPLKKCYTDVTEFSIPASDQKLYLSPVLDGFNSEIIAYHLSTSPNLQQLKTMLSEAFPEQTYQGTILHSDQGWQYQHTYYHHFLEVHGMRPSMSRKGNSLDNGMMESFFGTLKTEMFYGFEKEFTSLETLKTAISEYINYYNTKRIKLTLKGLSPVQYRTQSLT